In Candidatus Parvarchaeota archaeon, the sequence GAAAAACGATTCTTGCGCAGTAAATCATCTCTCATTCCCCAAAAACAGTTTGTTAGCAGCATTCGCACTTGCAATCATCGTCGCAGCAATTTCCCCTTGCCTTTGCTCCACTCCTCCATGCCGCCTTTTTTGCCTTTGCTTTGGCACGTGTAATCATTTTTCTTGACTGCCTTCTTGTCGCGTCCTTGAATTTTGCCATAATCCTGTTCCTCCTTTGTTAGTGTTATTTTCAGCGCTCCAGGTTTTCGTCACTGAAAAGCATTAGCACGAAAATGCCTGCGCCTTCCTTGGCAAACCTGTATGTCATCACAAGAATTTTTCACTGTGCAGGTTTATAATAAATCCTTTGTTGCATCAGCCTTCCAAATCCTTTTTATGGCACAAGTCTGAAGTATATTCTCCTGTTGCTTTTGCCCTTGTTTTCCATTGAAATTATCTCAATTTTCCCAATTTCAGAAGTATTTTTCACATGGGGGCCTCCATCCGCCTGGATGTCAATCCCGACCACCTCGACAATCCGAAGCACCGGGATGCTTGGCGGAAGCGCGCCTGCAAGCTTGACAATCCCTGGTATCTTGAACGCCTCGTCACGGGGAAGCGAGTAAATTTTCACATCGGCATTTTTGCCTATTTCCAAATTTGCCTGCGCGACAATAGAATCCATAAGCTGCCTGTCAAAGTTCTCAAGCGAAAAATCAAAGCGGCATTTTTCAGGCTCAATCTGGTTGCCGGTTATCAGCGCGCCAGTTCTGGCTGCAGTGGCCTGGGCAAGTATGTGGGCTGCCGTGTGAGCGCGAATCAGCCTATGGCGCCTCTCCCAGTCGATTTCGCAGCCTACCTCGTCGCCAGCGTTCAATCCTGCAACCTCCACTTTATGCACTACGTTTCCGTCTTTTTTTGAAACCTCAATCACCTTGAAAATCTTTCCATCGGATTTTCTTGTAATTGTTCCGATGTCGCATGCAACCCCGCCGCCTCGCGGGTAAAACGCGGTCTGGTCAAGCACTAATTCGCAAGGCGACACAAGCATCTCCACTTTTGCATCACAATTTTTTATGTAGCAGTTCTCAAGGCAAAGTATTTTTGTCATGAATTCACCACAAACCATAACCAAATTTATTCCATTTTCACTATCCGCAATTCATGCCCATTATACTGTTTCAAGCAGCTCAAGCACCTTTGCCTTTATTTCATGCCGTATCTTTCTCATCCTTTCAGCATCCCATCCTTTTGGGTCTGCAAGCCCCCAATCAACTGTTTCTTTGATGCAGGTTATTGGGCACCCAACCTCAACCCCGCACCCCATTGTTATAATCAAGTCCGCGTTTTTTGCCATTTTTTCAGTGAGCCTTTTTGGCGCCTGTCTGGAAATGTCAATTCCGACCTCTGCCATTGTCTGCACTGCTTGCGCGGATATTTTGCTTGCAGGATGCGTGCCAGCACTTTGCGCAATCACCCTGCCTTTTCCAAGATGGTTTGCAAACCCCTGCGCCATCTGGCTTCTTGCAGCATTCCCAACACAGACAAAAAGGATTTTTTTAGGCTGCATGCAAATCAATCGCCAATACTCGGATTGCTAAAGCTCCAGTGCATTGCTTAATCCAAGCCCCTATCTTTTCCCAGTCACTTTAATCAGGTGATAACCGAATTCCGTCTTGACGGGCGTGCTTACCTGCCCCACTGGAAGCGAGAATGCAGCATCCTCAAACTCCTTTACCATCTGGCCCTTGCCAAAAAAACCCAAATCGCCGCCCACCTCGTTGCTTGGGCACTTTGAAAACTTGCGGGCCATATCCTCAAACTTCCGTCCCTCTCCAATCATTTTAAGGACGCTTTGGGCTTCTTCCTGCGTGTCTAGCAAAATGTGGCTTGCCCTGATTTCCATTATAATTACCTCCGAAATTGAGTTGCTTTTTCCAGCAATCCTTATATTTGGGTAGCTTTCAAGTTTTACCCTATGCTCTATGCAAAAACCACGCAAGATAAGCCTGCTGATTCGGACGGCTATCGGCTTCTTGTCACAAAGCTGTGGCCAAAGAAGTTCAAGGCATCCTGGGCAGATGGCTTCAACCCCAATCTTTCTCCTTCACAAGAACTTTACGGCAAACTGACAAGCAAACAACTAAGTTTTGATGAATTTGCATCCCAATACTCCAAGGAACTTGACGCCCAACTTGAGCGCCTAAAAAAACTTAAGAAGCAGGCCGAAAGCTTTGATATTACCCTGGTTTCCTATCCTGATTTTGAGGGGAAAAGCATTGGCGGGT encodes:
- a CDS encoding peptidylprolyl isomerase, whose protein sequence is MEIRASHILLDTQEEAQSVLKMIGEGRKFEDMARKFSKCPSNEVGGDLGFFGKGQMVKEFEDAAFSLPVGQVSTPVKTEFGYHLIKVTGKR
- a CDS encoding DUF488 family protein, coding for MLYAKTTQDKPADSDGYRLLVTKLWPKKFKASWADGFNPNLSPSQELYGKLTSKQLSFDEFASQYSKELDAQLERLKKLKKQAESFDITLVSYPDFEGKSIGGLIVEKCKSL
- a CDS encoding alanyl-tRNA editing protein; translation: MTKILCLENCYIKNCDAKVEMLVSPCELVLDQTAFYPRGGGVACDIGTITRKSDGKIFKVIEVSKKDGNVVHKVEVAGLNAGDEVGCEIDWERRHRLIRAHTAAHILAQATAARTGALITGNQIEPEKCRFDFSLENFDRQLMDSIVAQANLEIGKNADVKIYSLPRDEAFKIPGIVKLAGALPPSIPVLRIVEVVGIDIQADGGPHVKNTSEIGKIEIISMENKGKSNRRIYFRLVP
- a CDS encoding arsenate reductase ArsC is translated as MQPKKILFVCVGNAARSQMAQGFANHLGKGRVIAQSAGTHPASKISAQAVQTMAEVGIDISRQAPKRLTEKMAKNADLIITMGCGVEVGCPITCIKETVDWGLADPKGWDAERMRKIRHEIKAKVLELLETV